Proteins from one Mycteria americana isolate JAX WOST 10 ecotype Jacksonville Zoo and Gardens chromosome 1, USCA_MyAme_1.0, whole genome shotgun sequence genomic window:
- the HMGN1 gene encoding non-histone chromosomal protein HMG-14 isoform X1 gives MPKRKVAVADGEAPEEPKRRSARLSAKPAPAKAEPKPKKLAAKDKSEDKKAQSKGKKAPKGKQTEETNQEQTKDNLPAENGEAKSEETPASDAAVEKEAKSE, from the exons ATGCCGAAGAGAAAG GTGGCGGTGGCGGACGGGGAGGCCCCCGAGGAG CCGAAGAGGCGGTCGGCGCGGCTGTCCGCT AAACCTGCTCCTGCCAAAGCAGAGCCGAAACCAAAAAAGTTAGCGGCAAAG GATAAATCTGAGGACAAGAAAGCTcaatcaaaggggaaaaaggcacctaaaggaaaacagacagaagAGACAAACCAAGAACAGACAAAGGACAACTTGCCTGCAGAAAATGGGGAAGCTAAAAGTGAGGAG aCCCCAGCATCTGATGCAGCAGTAGAGAAAGAAGCTAAATCTGAGTAA
- the HMGN1 gene encoding non-histone chromosomal protein HMG-14 isoform X2, with protein sequence MPKRKPKRRSARLSAKPAPAKAEPKPKKLAAKDKSEDKKAQSKGKKAPKGKQTEETNQEQTKDNLPAENGEAKSEETPASDAAVEKEAKSE encoded by the exons ATGCCGAAGAGAAAG CCGAAGAGGCGGTCGGCGCGGCTGTCCGCT AAACCTGCTCCTGCCAAAGCAGAGCCGAAACCAAAAAAGTTAGCGGCAAAG GATAAATCTGAGGACAAGAAAGCTcaatcaaaggggaaaaaggcacctaaaggaaaacagacagaagAGACAAACCAAGAACAGACAAAGGACAACTTGCCTGCAGAAAATGGGGAAGCTAAAAGTGAGGAG aCCCCAGCATCTGATGCAGCAGTAGAGAAAGAAGCTAAATCTGAGTAA
- the GET1 gene encoding guided entry of tail-anchored proteins factor 1 isoform X2: MAESGAWLLVLSAVFLCNALKILLPSCSSIISRLLQKDAEQESQMRAEIQNMKQELSTISMMDEFARYARLERKINKMTDKLKTHVKARTAQLAKIKWVINIVFYILQAALMISLIWKYYSEPVTVLPSKWLAPLERLVAFPTGVAGGVGITCWLVVCNKVVAIMLHPFS; encoded by the exons ATGGCGGAGAGCGGCGCctggctgctggtgctgagcGCCGTCTTCCTCTGCAACGCTCTCAAGAtcctcctgccctcctgctcctccatc ATATCCAGATTGTTACAAAAGGATGCAGAGCAGGAGTCCCAAATGAGAGCTGAAATTCAGAACATGAAGCAAGAACTCTCAACCATTAGTATGATGGATGAGTTTGCTAGATATGCCCGTCTGGAAAGAAAGATTAACAAAATGACTGACAAGCTTAAAACTCATG tgaaagcACGAACTGCCCAATTAGCCAAAATAAAATGGGTTATAAATATTGTGTTCTACATCTTACAa GCTGCCTTGATGATCTCTCTCATTTGGAAGTACTATTCTGAGCCAGTTACAGTGCTTCCAAGCAAATGGCTTGCTCCGCTGGAGCGCTTGGTAGCCTTTCCTACGGGGGTGGCAG GTGGTGTTGGAATTACATGTTGGCTTGTGGTTTGTAATAAAGTTGTAGCTATCATGCTACACCCTTTCAGCTGA
- the GET1 gene encoding guided entry of tail-anchored proteins factor 1 isoform X1 has translation MPPGLISSVSVEAWITELWTNKLCDCQINLHISRLLQKDAEQESQMRAEIQNMKQELSTISMMDEFARYARLERKINKMTDKLKTHVKARTAQLAKIKWVINIVFYILQAALMISLIWKYYSEPVTVLPSKWLAPLERLVAFPTGVAGGVGITCWLVVCNKVVAIMLHPFS, from the exons ATGCCCCCTGGTCTGATCTCAAGCGTTTCGGTGGAAGCGTGGATAACAGAATTATGGACCAATAAACTCTGTGACTGCCAAATAAACTTACAT ATATCCAGATTGTTACAAAAGGATGCAGAGCAGGAGTCCCAAATGAGAGCTGAAATTCAGAACATGAAGCAAGAACTCTCAACCATTAGTATGATGGATGAGTTTGCTAGATATGCCCGTCTGGAAAGAAAGATTAACAAAATGACTGACAAGCTTAAAACTCATG tgaaagcACGAACTGCCCAATTAGCCAAAATAAAATGGGTTATAAATATTGTGTTCTACATCTTACAa GCTGCCTTGATGATCTCTCTCATTTGGAAGTACTATTCTGAGCCAGTTACAGTGCTTCCAAGCAAATGGCTTGCTCCGCTGGAGCGCTTGGTAGCCTTTCCTACGGGGGTGGCAG GTGGTGTTGGAATTACATGTTGGCTTGTGGTTTGTAATAAAGTTGTAGCTATCATGCTACACCCTTTCAGCTGA